The genomic stretch AAGCATGCAAAGTAGCAGAACTGGAGCCAGTAAGcagaatgtcatcaacatagactaaTACAAACACCACATACTCAGCAGTCCGTTTGATGAATAATGAGGGATCAGACACTAATCGAACAAATCCCCAACATTGAAGTGTTGTCTTCAGCTTGGTATACCAGGCTCGAGGAGCCTGCTTTAGGCCATAAAGGGATTTCCTAAGCTGATAAACATGCTGAGGAAATTTAGAACTCACAAACCCCTCCGACTGTATCGTATACACTGTCTCACTCAGATCACCATTGAGAAATGCATTATTCACGTCTACTTGTTGTATTTCCCAACCAAACTGAACAACCAATGAAAACAAAACACGAATAGTGGGAGCCTTAACCACATGGCTGAATGTATCAGCATAATCAACGCCTAGATTTTGAAGAAACCCCTTTGCCACTAACCGAGCCTTATACTTAAGAACAGACCCATCGGAATTATACTTAATCCGAAAAATTCACTTATTTCCAATCAGATTCATGTCACTTGAAAAAGGAACCAACTCCTAGGTATGATTCCTCTCCAAGGCCTGATACTCATCCTCCATAGCCTTAACCCATCGTGAATCTAAAAGAGTTTCACTCACTGAACTAGGTTCCAGAGAACTCACTAAGGCGTGTGGAGGAGACAGGGCAAGAGACTTGGCTCGAAGCCTGGCGAGCATAGGATGAACAGAGGGTGCTGAGATAGGTTTAACAGATTTGGGTTTGGAAGCAACAGGCTGAGCAATAGGCACAAGCACACTAGAGGCAAGAGATGTGTCTGATACAGATGTGCTAGAAGATGGCACAGAGGAAGAATCAGGGAGTCCTTAGGACATGGATTGAGCTGCTCTGGGACATAACAAAGAAGATGACAAAGAAGAGATAATAGGATGAAGAAAGGCAGTGGAATGACCTCGTGACCTTGACTGTGAGGATGGTGAAGAGGAAGCAGAAAACAATTGAAGAAAGGGGAATTCCGAAGGATTAAACTCAACATTACGAGAAACATAAATTCTGCCTGAAGGATGAAGACACCTATACCCAGCTTGGTTTTGACTGTAGCGAATAAAAACACACTTGGCAGAATGGAAATCAAATTTGTGTTTATTATATGGCCGTAAAAGAGGAAAATAGGCGCAACCAAATGGTTGCAACATGCTATAGTTAGGTGTGCGATTATATAACTTCTCAAAGGGGATTTGAAACTTTATGGAAGAAGAGGGAAGCAAATTTATGAGATATACAACTGTTTGAAAAGACTCAACCCAGAACTTTAATGGTAGACTAGCATGAGACAACATGGTAAGACCCATTTCGGCAATATGTCGATGCTTCCTTTCcaccacaccattttgttgatggGTGTGAGGACAAGTAAATCTAGATTGAATTCCATGAGACTGAAGATAAGGAATAAAGGACTTAAACTCCCCCCATTATCGGTTTGTAATGCACAAAGTTTGGTTTTATACTAAATTTCCGCAAGTTTATGAAATATGATGAATGTTGACAGAGCATCAGATTTGAGTCTAAGAGGATAAAACAATTATATCGGGTATAGgcatcaacaaatataacatggTATCGAAAACCCTCTGTGGACAATACAGGGGCAGGACCCCAAAAATCTAAATATACTAATTCAAGGGGGGCATTAGCTGTGATATCATGCCTGGAAAACGGAAGCTGACTTAGTTTTCCAACTTTACAAGCATCACAAAAAGTAAGTCATTAATGGAACATGGTAATCCAATTTTATTCAGTACCAAACGTAACGCATGTAAAGAGGGATGACCTAATCAATCATGCCATTACTTACACACAATTGTTATGGGTTTAATCTGAGCCTCAGTTACAAACTTAGACATCTCATAACTAAATGAGCACTGTCTATCACTTTGTTTACTAGTACATTTATTATCACTCGTATAAGAAGAAAGGTAGGACACTGAAGGAACTGAAACGCATGCTAGAGGATGGGCAAACTTGCTGTCAACAACAGACTTAGAAGCTGGTTTCAGCCAATATAGCCCATCCTTAAGGTGTCCCTGGAGCAGCACTTGTCTAGTAGTTTTGTCCTTTATAAAACAAACATTAGAGTGAAATTCATTTATCACATTATGTTCACGAGTAAGCTGAGACACACTAAAAAGATTTTTCCTCATACTTGGAACATGAAGCATGTCTGGAACACACAAAACAAAGTTTGAGTAAGGAAAAGTTTGTAAAGAACCTGTGCTAACATGTGTTATAGGTAATTGCTTACCATTACCTATAGTAACTTTATCCCCACCATAATATGGAGTGTGGACTGATAGATTGTTCAAATTCGAGGTAATATGATTCGTAGCACCAGAATCCACGAACCAAGACTGGTCTGGAACTGATGATGGAGAAGTAAATTGGTCGGAAGGATGCAAAAGAGGTTTAGAAGGAAGGTTACCATAGTGAGAACCCTGGACTGAACCATAGTCAGGCATGAATGCTCCAATTGAGGACCAAAACCACGAGCATCCACTTGCGGAATACTTCCATTACCTCCTGGTGATCTGCCATTATTGTAACCAGttacattttgaaaattcttatcAAATTGGTAGTAGCACCGATCTGCAAAGTGACCTGTCTTGCCACATAATTGACAGTAGATACGTCTGTTAGAGTTTCTGCCACGACCTCTACCACCTCTAAAACCATTACCACCTCCTCGGTTAACAAATTCTCATCTATTGTTATTACTAGATCCTCCACTGCTCTGAGCAGTATAATATGATGCCACATTTGCATTTAAACCATTTAGAATGGCCAGTAGTAATTCATTATCATTCACAGGTTCTCCTATGGCTGCAAGAGCATGACCTATGGTTTTGATCTTCAAAACATAGTCATTAATGGACATATTATCCTTCTTAACAGACCTTAATTGTTGTTTAAGTTGGAAGGACTTTGTTAGTGTCTGCCTAGCATATAAATTCTCTAATAAAATCCATACCTCGGTCGATGATTCTAAATGTATCACCTAAGCAAGCACTTCTTCACTAATTGTGGAGAACAACCAGCTGAGAGCAGTCACATTCTTCGGAGGTGTCGTTTTGTTTAGAAACGAAACAAGATCGAAGGTGCGAACAGTGGTGAGAATTTGAGCCTTCCAGAAAATGTAATTCCTAGCGTCTAATTTTAGAGAAATGTATCGTGTATCTTCAACCAACAGAATGAATACAACCTCACCTAACAAATAAACAATTGAGCTATTTATATGAATAGCTCAACATACACGAAAGGCAAGCAATATATAAAACAAAGTAAAGACAGCAACATACAGCCATATAACTAACAATTGAAACAACTTAAATTGCCTCAATTATCTAATACTTCCACAACTAGCACAGGAAAAATAAAGGTTTAGATTGTTAGTGCATCACAATTAAATTCTTTATATTATGACTAATCTACatcaattgtattttaattggtAAAAAGAAAGCTCATACAGatccattaaaaaatttacaagaaaaaaccCATGAAGTAATAAACAATGAGAAACTAggatcattaaattttaatgtttgataTTAAGATTTTaggttttatataaattttttaatttagattttatcttgtttctattttattaaaataattacagcTGTGATAGTTATCTTTTAGTTGGTATttcagcctataaataggcttatgATATAATCAGAGATTAAGTTTTTGATTGATATTGAATTCATATTGATGATTTTCCCTCCCTAATCTCTCTGTAATAGTTGAAGTTTTTATTAGGCATTGTTGTTCAAGAAGTAAAATGTTTCTTTGGAAATCGAAGAATACGGTTGATATATGTGAAGTTCTTGGGTAATCGTCGAAGAACAAATGAAGGACTTTTCGAAAGATCATGAAAACTACCGTGAGGGGGCATCATTTTAAGGTATTTTGGAAAGGTTTAAGGGGTTCTAGGGCTCAAGTGATGTAAGTGTAAAGAAGTTTTGGGCTAAGAagttatttgtaagaagtttaaaatatcttgtaactaaTTGGTTAAGGAAACCAAATAAGCTAACTTATAGTTAGGAAACATAATCATGAGCAAtgatgaggaatcttgaaaaacctaattaacATGTGGCGGCACATGTTTCAGTGGACACATGTCGCAAGGGGGTGAAATGGTACAAATCACTAGGGACACGTGACACGATCCTACGAAAGCAATGATTATCAACCTTAtccaagtgacacatggcaagcgACACATGGCACACTCGGATTGGCCatagatgcctataaatactaaGTCCTTAGAAAGGACaatctcaccattaatcaagagcaaaaaggaagtgagtttgagaggaaaagttctgcccaaaaatagagtggaGAAACGCTTTGCCGGAAAATTTGGACCGCCATCGTGAAAGGAGTGAAACAGTATCAAAACAACaaggtaattctaatttctttccgtagttcgatagataattgaataagggtcgcGTGGGTTCAAATCAGAGTCCGGACAAGAGAGAACGGGCCGAAAAACCACAAGAGGTCAAAACGGGAGGGGCGGTGCGTGTAGCTCAAGCGCCACCTGACTATTGCGAGTGCAGCGAGTGGGGGTCCTTCCCCCAGCGCGTGAGGGGCCCCCCGGCCCCAAATTTGGTAGTCTTGGTCCTTAAAATTTATCCCTAGGaccccatgtaaaaatattttaggtttgagttacgaaagtatgttatttttgtagAAAATCATTCCCGAACCCTATGAACAGTACCTTAACGCTTCcaaaccagcaaggtgagtgcttcttgcatcctTATGTTACATATcgaacattttgtcttcacacaGGTAAGgatgattacttgcataagcatggcttttctttaaatcaagcattttctccttttttgccatgcatcacttggtgtgtaTGGCTATTtgaagtcaggatctcatgttagactgaTGAAAAGTCATGGAaatgtgagaacatgattgatcagcgggggtgattgcaacacctcggtgTCACTACCACAGACGGGGTTTCATGTCATTTTGTATAACTCATTTACATGCATGCTATGtcttcttgttgcactcacttagatataactatctgacttgggtgtctcatacccctggaacattcaacgttccaggtgggttagtcgTGACAGGTGCCCCGGAGTCAAGCCAgatgaaaggaaaggaagtggttctcAGATAGCTGGCTTCTTTACGTTTTAATTGTAAAAGTGTTGTATTGTGGCTTTAGTGTGggttttaattgttgtaaaaatggaGTCTAAATGATTCCTAGATCCCCAATTTGTTTAAGGGGTTGTCAGGTTGTCTTCACATTAAAAGCATTTCGTGGGAGCCTTGGTTGTCTAGCTTAtggatttttaaaaaactttcaggttcgatcatttgcttccgttggcaaaggcttccataaacgccctTTGATTATCATGTGGTTGCTGgcatcatcatgcatctttgtataTGTGTATGGAGAAAAGataagtggggcgttacactctctctctcaagcttcttcttttttcttttctcccctaactctttttttttaaattctatcttttccaaattttctagttGTTCCGCATCAATAAATAAGATATTAGATAATATTACTTGTTAATATAATAAACTAAACAACAAAGGAAATAATGGTGGATATGAACTTGGAaccattaaatttcaaatagagGATCGTGGGCCAGGAGGCATCAAGTCTAGGAACAGAAATAAGGTACACAATTCTTACATCAAAAGTAAAGCTAGCCTCACCAGATGCCACATTCTTATCGCAATTGTGTTGTAATGAgtatttacaaattaaaaaccTCACTAGTAATAGGAACTTGACGGCATACAGGCTAGGTAGGGTGGCATGGAGAATTGTAGGACAACATGGATGATGATGTAATGTTGGTTAAAAGAAGACATTATAATAATCATCTGAATCTGCTTGATTAGGGgttgtattatttattatttaaaggcTTTTAGTGAAGCAAAGTTAAAAGTTTATGAAAATCTTAGCAAAAAAGAGTTTATGAAAACTAATACCAACAACTTGACATAAAAGATGGGAAAGCATATATGGAGACACTTTAAAATCCaaaggattttaattttttttgctaagtcaaaggatttaaattaagtagggCAAAAACTGAGTATGTAGAATGTgagtaaaaaaataagtttggaTGAGATGTTATTATGAAACGGGGGTTCAAGCTATCCCCAAAAAGCTCAACTTCAATGTAATAAGAAACgagttcaaatataataaagtTGGATTGGCAccaattgaagataagatgcaagAGTCATGATTAAAATAGTTTGGGCATCTAAGAAGAAGATTAATAAAAGCTCTTGTGAGgcaaatggatgaaatggagaaaatttgtagcaaaagaggaagaggaagaccaaagaaaacttacTAGGAAACTCTTTGACATGGCATTGGATATAATGGCCTTGCAGAGAATATGGTCATGGATGTAGTCATGTGGAGGTTTATAGTTCGCATAACCAACTTTACCTAGTGGGATAAAGGATTGGGATTCTTGTTgctgtatttattttttgcaaatgAGATAGGAACCTAACTGTTGTTATAAATTTGACATGAATATttccaaataataaaaaaaacttccaATGGGTACACAGCCATACAGATTATATAGATAAGAACCAAGACAACAAACCTGTACCACTTCATCATTTTCTGAAGCACATTTTGGATCTTGATCATGCTCAATTATCCGGATACCAGCACCAGTGGCCTTCCTCATCTCTGAAATAATTGTGCCTCCTTTTCCCAACAAACAACCAACCTGATTTGATGGAACAACAAGCCGAGCAGAGACAGGTGACACCCTGCTTCCTGCATCTAGGCCCTTTCCAATGCCAGCTTCTATAGATCTCTTGAAAACAAGAATTAATGCATTTTGTGCCGCAGAGAATTGTGATTCTCGGTTCTACAAGAACAGGTGAAATAAAAACGAATTATTAAGTCAAATGCTACAATAAGCAGATAAAATAATTTGGTGATTACTTTTTTGGTAGGTGCAAGAACAAGGTTTATAAACATTAACAGCAGTGTGGCAAACCTCCATTGCAGTAATAGTAATTAATCGTTCATCACACTCAGCAACAGAAGCTCCAATACTGATTGAAGCACCCGTTTCATTCTGAAAAGCCTTCACAATTGTTCCTCCCTTCCCAATCACACCTCCTACCCTATCATTGGAGCAAAGAAGCCTAAAGACCACCTCTTGCTGCTGCAGCCTTGAGTTCAGGGGAGGAATCCTCTCAGGCTCTAATGAGAAAGGGTGACCTCCAGAGGCATATGTTACAAAGCCAGCTGCAAAAGGTTGAAGCACTGTATTCCGCTCAGAAGGGACATTGACTTGGGGATTGGGTAAGGTATCCTGAGGAGGTATCTGAAGAGGCCCACTTCCGCTCATTTTTGTCCTATCAACTTGTGGGCAATCTTGAAGGCAGCGGGAGACAGTAACAAGTGCTTTCTTTGCAGATAAAATATTGCCCTCAATCTGCAATGATattgacaaatttttaaaagagaaCAAGGCTTGAAATTAATCTAAAAACATCATTCAGACATAGAACATTCACTTTATTTCCGTTCAACAGTTTTCCAAGACACTATGGGCCTTTTCAGTaacttcattttctcttttacaactccaattttctattgaatgatTGAATTTCCTACTAGGAAatagaaaactcaattttctaatttttcaactttacatTATGAATTAGAAAGCAtccttttttatgttttctaaattttctgaaaatgaatGCTATGACtacttgaaatataaaatgttagCACATGTTTGTTTgtaaaattggaattgaaaactagaaaatgttGTCTAAAACTGAATGGGGCCTATGATTTTCCCTTTCCATAATAGTTGCCAACAGCAATATTTAGCTAAATGTTTAATGGACATTTTATAAACACATAAAGCTTTTGCATCAAGTCATCATAAATGTTACAAGGCCAGAGATTCATTTTTTGGAGGAAAGGTATCATGTAACGATACTCATTATTAGTGTTAGTTAAGGGTGGTCAAATTCTGGTCCAGTCCATGACCAAGTGGTCCTAGAATTGGGATTAACCAGTTTTCGGTCTAGTCCAGTCTGGCAGAGGTCTAGGACCAAAAACTGGTTcagaatattattaattattagaagTTAAATTTAGAATGTTGCATTATGTTGATTCTTGTTTGGATGTTTTTTTgcgatgaaaattatgtttggatgttatatataaatatatatacataatttttcaaaattttatactaaaacAGAAAAAAGGAGGAGGTTGAACCAATTATGACCAAACCGAACTGGTCTTCAGTCTGACCGAACCGGGAAGTTCAGTCCCTGTCTGGCCTAGGGCCAAGACTGTTTAGGATCAAGAAGAGTTGGACCAAAGACCAGCGCAGTTAGGGTTGAGACTGTCCAAACCAAATGAACAACcttatgtcatgaccctaggagcaccctaggtaaccctaggaatgtgacaccTTAGTGAGTAGCACTTTCCAGCTATCTACAGTTTCAAGCATCCTGCCACCAATACAGAGCTTTTGGCTCTTCTAAGCTTTCTAAAATACTTTCAAATATAAGttcttttaagttttaataatGTTCAAACATGTAACTTTGGGatctttgaaaaattagatATTGTTCAAACAAACATCAATGGGATCttagaaataattatattcTCGCTTTCACTTAATGAAACACATTGAGAAGCCACTTATATTGGCAGTAATAACAATACTAAAAAAAAGGTAATATGTTATAAAGCAAATATAGAATGAACATAAATAAGCATCAATAACGCCCAATTATAAGTGGAAAGAAAGCAGCACACAAGGATTCCAAAGAGAAGAAACATAGAGATTTGATATCAGTCACGTCACTAAGCCACAAATACTAGACTAGCAGGAGAATGAGGGGGGTAGCCATCAGAGCAACCACCTGGAAGGTTAACCACTTTCTATCACGTACTATGGGCTCATCAGTGGGTGACTTCACTCACCATAACCCCATGGCACGTTAGGGCTCTCGCTGACCTCCTATAAATTTTCTCTCACTTGCCTTCTTGTGATCTGTGTCACGACtacaaaaagaagagagaagagagaggaagTTGAGAAGGCAACCTAGGGTGATTGCGTAAACAATAGCAACGGCTTGATAGTGATCTCCTTTCACTCCCATTTGTTTTCCTCTTTGTTTTTTGGCTGGTAAGTGCCTCTTGGTATGCCACTTTTGATTTTTAGGGTCAATTCATCTTTACCATTTTTACATCTAGGCAAGCACCTTCAACACTCGTCAACTCATCTAAGGCCCTCACCTAGGCGTCACCTAATCAAAGTCGTCTTGCCTAGAGGTAGATGAAGTGCTTTCATGGAACCTTGAAGAGCCTGACTACCTAGTGAGCAAGGGACTGGCCTTTGACTGCAATGAAAGGACCTACTACCTTTGTATGTGGTGGAAGTATCAACTAAATGTTCAAATCCATGCACTTCAGAGTGCCAGTCCACGGATACTGCCTGCTCATTAGCATTTTGAATGGGAAATCAGCAGTCAATTCAACTAACTGTTTTTGATTAAATCCTCTATTGCAATCAACTCACAAACTAAAACTCAACTATGCTCCAAGGGAAATTCCTCAACAAGTTCATTAACTTGATAGGTGCGTAATACTTGGACAACGGAACTGTGAGCTATGGTGGACTAGAAGGCTGAGGTCTGAGTTTCACCCGAATAACCTTTGCCTCAACCATTAGTGGAAATAAACTTGCCTTGCTAAGAGGAAAACAAGAAGAACTCGAAATGCTTACTAAACAAGCATTGGAATTACTAATGGATTCAAAATGCACGCAAAAATAACTGTTACCTCTACTATTTTGTCATTTGATAACGCACAAGCCGGTAATTTGTCTGAGctcaaaaccctaattttacACCCAGTGTCCTGCCTAATCTTCTCAATTACCTTCCCTCCTTTACCAATCACTGCACCGACCTGACTGCTCTCGGCCAGCAATCTACACGATACGAGTCCTCCCGGAGCGACCGCAACGCCTTCAGTCTCCGCTGCAACGTCTAGAATCCTCTCGAAAACCCTAATCAGTGCCTCCTGGGCCGGGGACACGACCTCAGTCACCGAATCCGCTTCCTCTTCATTCGAGGGCTTCAATGCGAGTTTCTTGTTCAGGGAATTCGAAGCAATGAGGGTGATGACTCGAACGTCTATGCCTGGAGGCGACTCCCCCACCCGAATCTTAGCGGCGGTGTCCTGCTGCAGCTGCTTGATGACTGCGCCCGACTTCCCGATAACGCCACCTATCCGTGAAACGTGGCACAGTAGGCGGAAGAGTACTTGGCCAGCGGAAACGGTAAGAGGCGGCGGAGGAGGCTTGGAACGCTTGGAAGACCCGGCGTTGAGGAGGGTGGTGGAGGTGTAGAGAGTGTTGGGGTCGAGTATTCGCTTCGCCGGAGGAGAAACGAAGGAACCGTCCATGTCCATCTCCTCGCTAGTTCTGTCTGTCTCCGTCCATAATTctccgcctctctctctctctctcttatataCTGTATGCAATTTGGGGGCGGTGGGGCCAAGCCATTCACAGTGCCACCGGGTGTGCTTTCAATGcattattatatcattatattttaactcaattacatgttatgttattattgttgatTTAATGGTATAAAAATATGGTTTTGTTtgacttttgttttattttgtttgactTTTGGTGAAGTCCAGACTACAGTACACACACCATGGAATTGATAGTTTTATCATCTtagtaaaggaaaaaaaaaattatgtcccTTCATTGCCcatttattatttgtaattataatttataactgGATTCATAGCCAACTGTTGTGGAATTAATGTTGtgatacaaattatttttacacCAAGAGCTTTCTTGAATATAATATTAactaatctaaaaataaaatttattttttacaatggagaaaatgatgttcaaatcatttaaaaatgattttttatgttatttaatggGGAAATGGttttatatttctaaaaatatgtTTGTGTAGTTCAGATCAAGTATTGACttaattattaaagaaattgacttaaaaaaattcataatttatttaacttaaagaataaattatttattgttgtacgttcaaaaagtcatttttgtttgtttgtttttcctTGAATTCATTGGAAATGAAGAATGATATCACTTTATCTTCATAGCAAGGTGACAAATCAAAATGTGCAAACGAAGAATGATATTTCTTTGTCTTCATAGCAAGGCGACAAATCATAATACTTTCTTTCAATTATGGTCGATTCGGTAACATAAAGAATCTATTAGAACAAAAAATTGAGAGAAGTTTTAAGCTTagattctctttctttctctctctttctgtcttTCTATGTCTAATAATGAGAAATTCAACTACAATGCGACAAAGTTTAATCTTGAGCTAATCCATTCTTGATCATCTAACGATACTTCAAGTTCGTAACATCTTTGACCGTTAATCTTTACATTATTGTCAATATTCTTCGCACCATCTATTCCTTTAAAAACCAATCCCGCGTAATATTTCAATCTCCATATTTACATTTCAATTACGCATTGAGACTTTCTTGGAATGTACTTGTTGTAAAGGATTATTGTAGATATTTAATGACAAGTCTTAATACTATatgatggtgatggtgatggtgattGCAATCTTTGTGGTGGTTGTTGAGACAGAATGGAGATTtattataaagttttgaaaaattctttatctaatttttaatttttttctttaattagcCGTTCATCTGATAAAATGAGAAATTTCTCATCATGCAAATCTATTAATTCATTATTGAAAGGcaatggagagagaaaaagtgaGTGTAGTGTGAAAGGCATCAACGAGAGTGTCTTAAGTTGTAAAAGTATTATTTAGTCCTAATAAAAGTTGTTTTagttcaatattatttttgatcTATTGAGCTAAATTCAACAATTTAAGAGTCTTTCTACAGGGCTCAAGAGGTTTACCGAGGACCTTACAGAAAAGGggtaaaaagacaaaattgtcTCCTcaaactttgcaaatttgcaaagcatCGCCCCTGCTCTCCGCTTGCTCCCCTCCCATGGCCGCGCCTTCATTACTTTCGTCTCTTTGCGTTGCCTCGCTGCCATGCCGCCGTCGCCACCTCTCATCGCCTCGTGTCGTTGCATCTTCTAGCGAGATGACGCGAGGTGAGGAGAGGCGGCGATGGAGGCGAGGCGACTGCAGCGAGGCGACGTCGGCATAGCAGCGAGGCGACACGAAGATGGCAACGAGGCGATGCAGAGAGATGAAGGTAGCGGAGGCGCGGCCATGAGAAGGGATTGAGTAGCGAGCAGGGGCA from Diospyros lotus cultivar Yz01 chromosome 9, ASM1463336v1, whole genome shotgun sequence encodes the following:
- the LOC127810049 gene encoding KH domain-containing protein HEN4, translating into MDMDGSFVSPPAKRILDPNTLYTSTTLLNAGSSKRSKPPPPPLTVSAGQVLFRLLCHVSRIGGVIGKSGAVIKQLQQDTAAKIRVGESPPGIDVRVITLIASNSLNKKLALKPSNEEEADSVTEVVSPAQEALIRVFERILDVAAETEGVAVAPGGLVSCRLLAESSQVGAVIGKGGKVIEKIRQDTGCKIRVLSSDKLPACALSNDKIVEIEGNILSAKKALVTVSRCLQDCPQVDRTKMSGSGPLQIPPQDTLPNPQVNVPSERNTVLQPFAAGFVTYASGGHPFSLEPERIPPLNSRLQQQEVVFRLLCSNDRVGGVIGKGGTIVKAFQNETGASISIGASVAECDERLITITAMENRESQFSAAQNALILVFKRSIEAGIGKGLDAGSRVSPVSARLVVPSNQVGCLLGKGGTIISEMRKATGAGIRIIEHDQDPKCASENDEVVQITGEFVKVQDALFKVSGRLRDNVFPSRMLNGAGTRSSSSMKIDTSAYERARDPSSLGLHTSVGASHSLTSHTNLTKSMDHLGLSYKYDHAASPKLRSSQAVGGVSIRSTADVGRGLTSIKGGLELGSGSRSAIVMNTTLEIVVPENVIDSVYGENGSNLARIREISGAKVLIHEPHRGTRDRVVVISGNPDETQAAQSLLQAFILTAPS